The following nucleotide sequence is from Cercospora beticola chromosome 2, complete sequence.
aagcagcagcaactggCCAAGGCGGAAGAGAAAGCGAAACGCGACGCGGAGAAggctgcagaagaggcacGATTACGGGAagctgaggagaagaagcaggaagagCAACGTCGCAAGAAGGAGGAACAGCGAAGAAAGcgtgaggaggagaagaagcgacaagaggaggagaaggcgcgTAAGGAAGCTGAGAAGCTCAAGCGACAACAGGAAGaacagcagcggcgagagGAAGCCGAGCGCAAAGCCCGTGAGCAGAAAGCTGCCgagaaagccaagaaggaagagcagCGTAAGCGGGAACGCGAAGAGCGAGAGGCACGGGAGAAAGAGGCTCGCGAGCGCAAAGCTCAAGAAGACAAGGATAGAAAAGAACGCGAAGTGAAGGCGAGAGCGGACAAGGAAACtcgagaacgagagaagagtgCACAGCAGGCTGCCAACGCTCAAAATGCTGCACACCCTCCAGTGTTGTCGAAGCGTCCCTCTCAAGCTACGGTGGCTATCCCTGGCGTATTCGGCAAGCAAACTCCTTCCGCTGTGGCATCACCTCATCCTTCTGTGCCTACGCCGGCGATACCGAAAGCTCCAACTCCCTCGAAGCCCCGGCAAGCATCGCAGCAAGGCTCGCATGCCTCTTCGCCGAAGCAAACGCAATCGCAAATGTCAAGCGCTCCCAGCAAATCCTCCTCCCCCGGAAGCAGCGGCGCCCAGCAAGCTCAGAACCAACCGAAGCAGATCTTGCAAAAGCCTGGTAACCAGCAAGCTAACCATCCAAACCAACACCCTCTTGGTGCACCATCGCCGCTTCACCATCAGCCGATCCAACCACCACCGGGGATGCCTCACCCTCAGCAATTCCCACCAGGAGGCTTCGGAGGAATGCCGCCAATGGGCTTTCCCAACTTCCCAGGACCGCGTGGACCAATGGGCATGCCAAACATGGGACAGCGAGGTCCAATGCCCATGTTTCCACAACAACCACCGCACATGGGCTTCCCGAATGGCCTCGGTTTCGGTGCTCCCGGCATGAATGGCATGGCACCACCGCCGGGCATGATGATGCCTCAGCAGCATGGAAGGCCGTTTCCGTTCGACGGGCCTGGCATGATGGGACAACAGCAGCCGCCGCCTCCAGGATTTGGACAGCCCCATATCCACCACCAGCAGACTTCGCCGATTGGACAACCGCCGACCAGTGGTATCGAAGCGCAGCGACAGAGTGTTGCTGGTCATTCGCGACAGGCATCTGCTGATAAAGATCGCCTCGATTCAGGAGCAGCACAGCCGATTGCTCGACCGGCGCCCATACAGCGACCAGGTAGCGTTCGTCCCGCTGGCCTAGAGCGCAATGGGTCTGGGGAGATCGACGACCTGTCGAAGCATCTTGGTAGCTCCGCGCTATTGGACGATACTGACGAGCCGATACTCAATGGCGAGAATACCCGACACCATTCTAGTATGGCTGGCAACCCACGTGGTATAAATATTCCAGGAGCTGGCATGACGCCCATTGGTGGCGCCGGCTTTGGTGGCTTTGGTGCTCCAGGTACGTCTTGGGGCAACACACCGGCTGCGCCATTTGGGCAGAGTCCTGCTTTAGGAGGTCCTGGCTGGGGAGCATTGCCGCCTCAAGTTGGCAGCTGGGGCGCTAACAACGCCGGGTTCCCGAACAACAACCACTTTGGCTCTTTTGGCGGCCCGCTGGGTGCTCCACGTCCTGGTCCTCAGACCAGACCGATCACAGTGCGGCAGTTGCTGTGCAGTGCCTGCAGAGATCTCTCGCGTTCAGGTGACGAGTACCACAATGTCGATGCTGTGATCCAGCATATCATGTCCCGCAACCCACCGTTGGACTTCCCACCGGATGTGGCCGAAGTCAAAGACATCTCGACAGTGGAAGGCGATTCTCgcaatggcggcggcgaacTCCACTTCCGGGAACACGATGATGGCACGAAAGAGATCAAGTGGACCCAAGATGCCTCGACGCCTGATCAGGGACATCGCCCTGCCGAACTCGCAGCGATAGGGTCGCCTGCTGTGGGCAAGAGCTCTCCTGCATTTGGCACATTTGGTGCACCGGGTGCTGGTCGTGGGTCAACGATTGCGCCACCACAGGGTGGCATCTTTCAGAATCTTGGCGCGATTGGGAGCTCGGGGTCATAAATCATGGATGCATGCATGCAAGGtgctactactcttaaggcgAAAGCAAGGCTTTCTGGACCACAATTCGGTTTCTCTCCAACGCTGTGCTTGAACGCCGCTGTGATGATGCGCTCACTatctgctgcgctgcgctgcgctctcGCTAGCTACGATTCCTAGCGCGCACATACGACTACTCGTTGTTTCTTCTCAAATCACCAAGTCGGCTCGACTTCTTTGTTGAAGGTTGAGCTTGAGTCTTCGTCTCTTCTTTCTACTCCCTCCATCTTCAAGTTGATGCTCACTTTACGTGATCGTGATTATTTCTCGTGACGACCCTGCCTTCTGCACTTAGATTCACATCCGGAAAGCATGTCCACAATGCATCAAGATGGGAGCGCACGACCTTCGGCATTGCCTTCCCCGTGCGCTGCAAATTTTAGACTCCCTTCGTGACCAACAATAGTTCTTCCCTAATGATGCCTGCAGTCTCATGAAGGCTCTTTGAGACTGTCGGTAGCTGTAGGGAACAGCGTTAGCCAAAATTCTCGTGCGGCGTGTCATGTTATTCGTATGCTTGTAAAAGTGGTTTCCAAGGATGTACGTACCTTCTAAGTGAAACAGCACATTGCTCTGATAGTTCTTGAACATTTGCGCCACGAGCTCCACGTTCATGTTTTGGATGTTGATTTCCTGTTTTCATTGTTAATAAACGCGGGGTCAGAACGCATCCAAAGGGAATTGCAACGGAATACCGTCGACTTACTTGGAGAGACTTGTTCAGAACCATGATTGCTTCGTTGAGCTTCTCGACGTTGGTGATTATGCGGGTTAGAAGAAGGGATTGTTGGTGTTCGTGGGGAGATTCCTGCGAGGAGCGTTAGTTTAGGTTCGGCGAGTGTACGAATGGCGTACAGATGCTGACCATGATGCCTTGCAATTCGTGAGCTACGAGAGCTCAGATCAAAAGTGGTTCTGCTGGTGTTTTGCTCTGTTGAAGTCGACGCGTATGTTTGTCGCGAGGTGGTGTCAGAAAGGATCCACCGCGACCCCACTAGCGTGAACTCTGTTTGGACTCACACGCATCATCGTTTGGAAATCTGTTCGACCTCTCTTTCCACTTCACGAACGATTGTTTATCGAAAGTCGCCAAGATGCCTTCTTCGGCCGAAGCTGCGGCAGCACAATGGCTCGAACAGCTGGCGGCCATGAGGGCTGCTATCGCTGAGCTCAAATTACCGGAAACGAACGGCGAACAGAAGCCAGCATACGAAGCTGATCTGGACCTCGagctggacgatgacgatttATCGCCGGCTTCCGGAGACGATATCTGGGATCTGAtcagtgaagaagaggaagagacgtTCAGTGAGGACAGTGTTGAGGTGCCCGCGGCGATTGGACAAGCGCAAGATGGCTCCAGAGATTGGCTCCATGAGAAGTGCCAAACAGTGGCCAACAAGGGCAACGGGCTCGAGGCCAATGCTCTTCAAGAGCAGATTATTGCTGTGCTCGCATCTGACAGcagtgatgatgagctgCAGATGACTCTGGCCGATATTCTGGGCTTCGAAGAACTCGATCTAGTTTCGGATATCCTCAAGTATCGAAAATCAATTCTTTCCTCCGCTGCTGCTACTTTCACctcttctcgcccttctgGTCTTCTCTCGAAAGCGGAACGTGATGCTCGGCTTCGAGAGCAGGATCGAATGCATAAGAGTGCCCCACTTGCGGCTGCGCAGAATCGCTCGCAAGCGGAATATCCGCATATCTACAAGGCGCATGATGCCGGGAATACGCTTTCTGCGCATGGAAGAAAGTACGCCCTGCCTATGGGTAGCGAGAGAATCGAAAGAGAGAAGTATGAAGAATACAGTATTCCGGCCAATCGAGTTGGTGTGCTTGGCTCCAATCAAAAACTAGTGGACATCAAGGATATGGACGGCCTGTGCAGGCGTACATTCAAAGGATACAAGTCTCTCAATCGCATGCAGAGTCTGGTCTATCCAGTTGCGTACAACACAAGTGAAAATATGCTCATTTGTGCTCCAACTGGTGCGGGTAAGACTGACGCAGCGATGCTCACGATTTTGAACACCGTTGCCAAGAACATACATCCCAACCCGATCGAGGAACCAGACGCTACGGAGTTCGCTGTGCATGTTGGCGACTTCAAGATCGTGTATGTTGCGCCAATGAAAGCTCTGGCGGCAGAAATCACGGACAAGCTGGGCAAGCGACTCGCGTGGCTCGGGATGCAAGTGCGAGAGTTGACTGGTGATATGCAACTTACCAAAGCCGAGATTGTGGCCACGCAGATCATTGTCACGACACCAGAGAAATGGGATGTAGTGACGAGAAAGTCAATTGGCGATACAGAACTTGTGCAAAAGGTTCGACTCTTGATTATTGATGAAGTGCACATGCTGCACGATGAGAGAGGCGCGGTTCTGGAGTCTTTGGTTGCGAGAACTGAACGACAGGTTGAGAGTACACAGTCTCTGATTCGAATCGTGGGATTGAGCGCCACGCTGCCGAACTACGTTGATGTGGCAGATTTCTTAAAAGTGAACAGGATGGCAGGActgttcttcttcgatcAGTCTTTCCGCCCCGTTCCCCTTGAACAGCACTTTATTGGCGTCAAGGGCAAGCCTGGAACGAAGACGAGTCGAGACAACATCGACAATGTGGCCTTTGAGAAGGTCAAGGACATGCTGGAATGTGGACATCAAGTTATGGTCTTCGTGCATAGCCGAAAAGACACGGTCAAAACTGCCAGGACTCTGTTCGAGATGGCTACGGAGCAGGGCTTGACTGATCTGTTTGATCCAAGTTTATCCGAGGATTACACGCAGGCCCTCAAGGACGTCAAGCAGTCGAAAGGCCGAGAGATCCGAGAGTTGGTTGCAAAGGGCATGGGAACGCATCATGCCGGCATGCCTCGCTCAGATCGAAACCTGATCGAAAGACTTTTCGCTGAAGGCGTGCTGAAAGTACTT
It contains:
- a CDS encoding uncharacterized protein (antiSMASH:Cluster_15), producing the protein MSANGTVVTAPPVNRKKAKRRQKAAQKAAQKLPANHVAAQQTDEGYDEDALRYEEDDEDDYDSEAEYEHHYAAHAPTNGVHPPPPPLTSSKKSSKKKKPGNGQQRASYDPRIMPPPIHSQPSNQLKAPNRGNRQSDAIWHTSMQQERENIKNFWLNLTEDERKRLLRIEKEAVLKKMKQQQKHSCSCTVCGRKRLAIEDELELLYEGYYEELEQYAHHDVPPLPSTDGLVPDPLQHRRPHPLATPPPPLHRHPHHPHPHHRTSQMHEVLDDEDEYSDEEEDEEYSDEEEDEEYSDEEPEPEPEPPRGHPGVPDFFSFGSHLTVKGILTPWVEKLKAELKGNADNLLTVADDLLKNDGRKFIEMMEQLAERRLQREQRSQYEADIHSGYPPGDPAYDHDQLDGDEFDDEEESYNSQEEYDDDMEEEEDMVGDIKMASPTHLQTNIEQEELTEEQRMQEGRRMFQIFAARMFEQRVLTAYKEKVAAERQQKLLDELEEDEKAQAQREAKKQRDAQKKKDKKKQQQLAKAEEKAKRDAEKAAEEARLREAEEKKQEEQRRKKEEQRRKREEEKKRQEEEKARKEAEKLKRQQEEQQRREEAERKAREQKAAEKAKKEEQRKREREEREAREKEARERKAQEDKDRKEREVKARADKETREREKSAQQAANAQNAAHPPVLSKRPSQATVAIPGVFGKQTPSAVASPHPSVPTPAIPKAPTPSKPRQASQQGSHASSPKQTQSQMSSAPSKSSSPGSSGAQQAQNQPKQILQKPGNQQANHPNQHPLGAPSPLHHQPIQPPPGMPHPQQFPPGGFGGMPPMGFPNFPGPRGPMGMPNMGQRGPMPMFPQQPPHMGFPNGLGFGAPGMNGMAPPPGMMMPQQHGRPFPFDGPGMMGQQQPPPPGFGQPHIHHQQTSPIGQPPTSGIEAQRQSVAGHSRQASADKDRLDSGAAQPIARPAPIQRPGSVRPAGLERNGSGEIDDLSKHLGSSALLDDTDEPILNGENTRHHSSMAGNPRGINIPGAGMTPIGGAGFGGFGAPGTSWGNTPAAPFGQSPALGGPGWGALPPQVGSWGANNAGFPNNNHFGSFGGPLGAPRPGPQTRPITVRQLLCSACRDLSRSGDEYHNVDAVIQHIMSRNPPLDFPPDVAEVKDISTVEGDSRNGGGELHFREHDDGTKEIKWTQDASTPDQGHRPAELAAIGSPAVGKSSPAFGTFGAPGAGRGSTIAPPQGGIFQNLGAIGSSGS